A part of Marinobacter psychrophilus genomic DNA contains:
- the lptB gene encoding LPS export ABC transporter ATP-binding protein, with the protein MAVLRASNLAKSYKQKKVVIDVSLEIRSGEIVGLLGPNGAGKTTCFYMIVGLVQADHGRITIDSQDITPLPMHGRARKGIGYLPQEASVFRKLSVRDNIMAILETRKSMKRAERDAKLEELLAEFHINHIRDSMGMALSGGERRRVEIARALAMEPAFILLDEPFAGVDPISVSDIKQIIRHLRDKGIGVLITDHNVRDTLDICENAYIVSGGHIIASGSSAEIFANQQVKEVYLGNEFRL; encoded by the coding sequence ATGGCCGTTCTCAGAGCCAGTAATCTGGCAAAAAGCTACAAGCAGAAAAAAGTGGTGATTGACGTTTCGCTGGAAATTCGCAGCGGCGAAATCGTCGGACTGTTAGGCCCTAACGGTGCCGGCAAAACCACCTGCTTTTACATGATTGTGGGGCTGGTGCAGGCCGACCACGGCCGCATTACGATCGATAGTCAGGACATCACCCCGCTGCCAATGCATGGCCGTGCCCGCAAAGGCATTGGCTATCTGCCCCAGGAAGCCTCGGTGTTCCGCAAACTCAGCGTGCGCGACAATATTATGGCCATTCTGGAAACCCGCAAAAGTATGAAACGGGCGGAACGCGACGCGAAGCTAGAGGAATTGTTAGCCGAGTTTCACATCAATCACATCCGCGACAGTATGGGTATGGCACTGTCTGGGGGCGAGCGTCGCCGGGTAGAAATTGCTCGCGCTCTGGCGATGGAGCCCGCTTTTATTCTGTTGGACGAACCCTTCGCCGGGGTCGACCCAATCTCGGTTAGCGACATCAAGCAAATCATTCGCCACCTGCGCGACAAAGGCATAGGCGTACTGATCACCGACCACAACGTACGCGATACGCTGGACATCTGCGAAAACGCCTACATTGTGTCCGGCGGCCATATTATTGCTTCCGGCAGCTCCGCTGAAATTTTTGCCAATCAACAGGTCAAAGAGGTCTACCTGGGCAACGAATTCCGGTTGTAA
- the mlaD gene encoding outer membrane lipid asymmetry maintenance protein MlaD, with product MAQRTIEIIVGLFVLAGMGAMMFLALQVSGLSLAAAGSTYTVYADFTDTGGLGSRGRVSMAGVQVGSIESIELDRDTFKARVTLSINSDVNNIPADSAAMIRTSGLLGEQYIDISIGGDLESLQPGDNFYTTQSAMNIERLISNFASGR from the coding sequence ATGGCGCAAAGAACCATTGAAATAATTGTTGGATTGTTCGTGCTGGCAGGCATGGGTGCCATGATGTTTTTGGCACTGCAGGTCAGCGGTTTGTCATTGGCTGCTGCCGGCAGCACCTACACCGTGTATGCAGACTTTACCGATACTGGAGGCCTTGGGTCGCGGGGTAGAGTTTCAATGGCGGGCGTGCAGGTTGGTTCTATCGAGTCTATCGAGCTGGATCGAGACACGTTCAAGGCCCGTGTAACATTGTCTATTAACTCCGATGTAAACAACATCCCTGCTGACAGCGCCGCGATGATACGCACGTCCGGTCTGCTGGGTGAGCAATATATTGACATATCTATTGGTGGTGATCTGGAGTCCCTGCAGCCGGGTGACAACTTTTACACCACCCAGTCGGCGATGAATATCGAACGGCTGATCAGTAATTTTGCCTCTGGCCGCTAA
- a CDS encoding KpsF/GutQ family sugar-phosphate isomerase, with the protein MTDPVLKDFRESALNTIRIERDAITSLEQRIGESFTRACQAIMACRGRVVVTGMGKSGHIGNKIAATLASTGTPAFFVHPGEASHGDLGMITNQDVVIAISNSGNTNEVVTLLPMLKRMGTPLISMTGDPQSILAQEALANLDVSVLKEACPLGLAPTSSTTATLVMGDALAVALLEARGFSAEDFAFSHPGGRLGRRLLLRVVDIMHSGDSVPVVSEGTTLSGALLEISRKGLGMTTVVDSNGILIGVFTDGDLRRSLDKNVDVHTTAIEQLMTHNGKTIRADQLAVEALNIMEEMKISALPVVGEHGELVGALNMHDLLRAGVI; encoded by the coding sequence ATGACAGACCCAGTGCTAAAGGATTTCCGAGAATCCGCGCTCAACACCATCCGTATCGAGCGCGATGCCATTACCAGCCTTGAGCAGCGTATTGGCGAATCATTCACTCGTGCCTGCCAGGCAATTATGGCTTGCCGCGGCCGTGTCGTGGTGACCGGTATGGGCAAATCTGGCCATATCGGCAACAAAATTGCCGCCACTCTGGCCAGTACCGGCACACCGGCTTTTTTTGTTCATCCTGGTGAAGCCAGCCACGGTGATCTGGGCATGATTACCAACCAGGACGTGGTCATCGCCATCTCCAATAGCGGCAATACCAACGAAGTGGTCACCCTGCTGCCAATGTTGAAACGCATGGGAACGCCACTGATCAGCATGACTGGTGACCCGCAGTCGATTCTGGCACAGGAAGCATTGGCCAATCTGGACGTTAGCGTACTTAAAGAAGCCTGCCCGTTAGGCCTGGCACCCACTTCAAGTACCACCGCCACACTGGTAATGGGCGATGCCCTGGCCGTTGCCCTGTTGGAAGCGCGGGGTTTTAGCGCCGAGGACTTCGCGTTTTCGCACCCTGGGGGACGCCTGGGCCGCCGTCTGCTGCTTCGAGTAGTAGACATCATGCACAGTGGCGATAGCGTTCCGGTAGTCAGTGAAGGTACGACCCTCAGCGGTGCGCTACTGGAAATTTCCCGCAAGGGCCTGGGTATGACCACTGTGGTGGACAGTAACGGCATCCTGATAGGCGTATTCACTGACGGCGACCTGCGCCGCAGCCTGGATAAAAATGTAGACGTACACACTACCGCCATAGAACAGCTGATGACCCATAATGGCAAAACCATCCGTGCCGACCAACTGGCAGTAGAAGCTCTGAATATTATGGAAGAAATGAAGATCAGCGCCCTGCCAGTGGTCGGTGAGCACGGTGAGCTGGTGGGGGCCTTGAATATGCACGATCTGCTGCGTGCGGGAGTCATTTAA
- the mgtE gene encoding magnesium transporter — MTDILEKSQARQRLRSLGEALDSGALKQVARILNGGLSPSDIAHLLESSPPRQRSLLWNLVDKQLEGEVLQYLNEDIRGDFLSKFSAQELADLIEDFESDDLADLLQQLPDTVIQEVLNTMDEQDRQRVEEVLSYPEDTAGGLMNTDTITVRPDISIDVVLRYLRRHRTLPPMTDSLIVVSRRDEFIGMLPVTSLLVSNPAATVREVMDTDIEPIPVTLSDTKVAILFERYDLISAPVVAENGKLLGRITIDDVVDVIREDADHSLMRMAGLDDDEDTFAPVWKTSRRRAVWLGINLMTAFIASGVIGLFEETITKVVALAVLMPIVASMGGIAGSQTLTLVIRGMAVGQISSANVGWLLNREFLVSAMNGVLWALVVAGAATLWFKDIMLGAIIAAALVINLVAAALVGTVLPLFLRSRNIDPALAGGVILTTVTDVVGFVSFLGLATLFYA; from the coding sequence ATGACCGATATTCTGGAAAAAAGCCAGGCACGCCAGCGACTTCGCTCATTAGGCGAAGCGCTGGACAGTGGCGCCCTGAAACAAGTCGCACGCATCCTTAATGGCGGCCTCAGCCCCAGTGATATCGCTCATCTGCTTGAATCATCGCCTCCGCGGCAACGGTCGCTGCTGTGGAATCTGGTCGACAAACAGCTTGAAGGCGAAGTCCTTCAGTATCTAAATGAAGACATCCGGGGCGATTTCCTAAGCAAATTCAGCGCTCAGGAGTTGGCCGATCTGATTGAAGATTTTGAGTCAGACGATCTGGCCGACTTACTTCAACAGCTCCCCGACACGGTGATTCAGGAAGTTCTGAACACCATGGACGAACAAGACCGCCAGCGGGTGGAGGAGGTACTGTCGTACCCCGAAGACACCGCCGGTGGTTTAATGAACACCGACACCATTACGGTGCGTCCGGACATCAGCATTGACGTGGTGCTGCGCTATCTGCGCCGCCACCGTACCCTGCCCCCTATGACCGACAGCCTGATTGTGGTCAGCCGTCGCGATGAGTTTATCGGCATGCTGCCGGTTACTTCCTTGCTGGTATCGAACCCTGCCGCCACCGTGCGTGAAGTGATGGACACCGATATTGAGCCCATCCCTGTGACTTTGTCAGATACCAAGGTTGCCATCCTGTTTGAGCGCTATGACCTGATCTCGGCGCCGGTGGTGGCCGAAAATGGTAAACTGCTGGGTCGCATCACCATCGATGACGTGGTCGATGTTATTCGCGAGGATGCCGATCACTCGCTGATGCGGATGGCGGGTTTGGATGACGATGAAGATACCTTTGCGCCGGTATGGAAAACCTCGCGCAGGCGCGCGGTTTGGCTGGGTATTAATCTGATGACCGCGTTTATCGCCTCTGGAGTCATCGGTCTGTTTGAAGAGACCATTACCAAAGTGGTGGCACTGGCGGTGCTGATGCCCATTGTGGCCAGTATGGGCGGCATTGCCGGCAGCCAGACCCTGACACTGGTCATACGCGGTATGGCCGTTGGTCAGATCAGCAGCGCCAATGTCGGCTGGTTGTTAAACCGCGAATTTCTGGTGAGTGCGATGAATGGCGTGTTGTGGGCTTTGGTCGTGGCCGGCGCGGCTACCCTGTGGTTCAAGGATATTATGCTGGGCGCTATTATTGCCGCGGCACTGGTGATCAATCTTGTCGCTGCAGCCCTGGTAGGCACCGTGTTACCGTTGTTTCTGAGGTCGCGTAATATTGACCCCGCGCTGGCCGGCGGTGTGATCCTGACCACCGTCACCGACGTTGTCGGGTTTGTGTCCTTTCTGGGCCTGGCGACGCTTTTTTATGCCTGA
- the rapZ gene encoding RNase adapter RapZ — protein MKLIIVSGRSGSGKSTALHVLEDLGFYCIDNLPIGLLFPLTKEAAAQEPAGRLHKMAVSIDARNLSGELANFEDIHRRLKDTGVSAEIIFLDADEQSLLQRFHATRRKHPLSDDHTSLREAISSEKKLLEPLSNLADLYINTTGMGMYDLRDMVKQRVVGRKDQELALLFQSFGYKHGVPVDSDYVFDVRCLPNPHWDTSLRKFTGMDQPVIKFLENEPMSAKMVQEIIAFLTTWLPAFADSNRSYMTISIGCTGGQHRSVYVCEQMGAHFRQYSNNVQVRHSELLHLKTVQDA, from the coding sequence ATGAAACTGATTATTGTTAGCGGCCGTTCCGGATCGGGTAAAAGTACCGCCTTACACGTTCTGGAAGATCTGGGTTTTTACTGCATCGACAACTTACCCATTGGCCTGCTGTTCCCGCTGACCAAAGAAGCGGCCGCACAAGAGCCCGCCGGCCGCCTGCACAAAATGGCGGTGAGCATAGACGCGCGCAACCTGTCCGGTGAGCTGGCCAATTTCGAAGATATTCACCGACGCCTGAAGGACACAGGCGTCAGTGCTGAAATCATATTTTTAGACGCCGACGAGCAATCTCTGCTGCAACGCTTTCATGCTACCCGACGCAAGCACCCACTAAGCGACGATCACACGTCATTGCGCGAAGCCATCAGCTCGGAAAAAAAACTGCTGGAACCCTTGTCGAATCTGGCTGACCTATACATCAACACCACTGGCATGGGCATGTACGATTTGCGGGACATGGTCAAACAGCGGGTGGTCGGCCGCAAAGACCAGGAACTGGCGCTGCTGTTCCAGTCATTCGGTTACAAGCACGGCGTACCGGTTGATTCAGACTACGTATTTGACGTGCGTTGCCTGCCCAATCCCCACTGGGACACCTCTCTGCGCAAGTTTACCGGCATGGACCAGCCGGTGATCAAGTTTTTGGAAAACGAACCCATGAGCGCAAAAATGGTGCAGGAAATCATCGCTTTTCTGACCACGTGGCTACCGGCATTTGCCGACAGCAACCGCAGCTACATGACCATTTCCATTGGCTGTACCGGCGGCCAGCATCGCTCGGTTTACGTCTGCGAGCAAATGGGCGCCCACTTCCGCCAGTACAGCAACAACGTGCAAGTACGTCACTCCGAACTACTGCACCTGAAAACCGTACAGGACGCCTGA
- a CDS encoding KdsC family phosphatase → MDTLVKDTPNFRPQWPASVLAKAANIRLIALDVDGIMSDGKIYFSASGDELKAFNILDGLGLKQLMAAGITVAVITGRRSPLTEKRMTDLGIPHLLQGRKDKRTALLEIVDLMGIPASDIAYMGDDLPDLPALRYAGLGITVPNGYWLLQEHADYCTRSRGGDGAVREACDLILASQGKLDTALAPYLEAYIEPVRDAGSAP, encoded by the coding sequence ATGGACACACTTGTAAAAGATACCCCTAATTTCCGGCCGCAATGGCCGGCCAGCGTGCTTGCCAAAGCAGCCAACATTCGCCTGATTGCGCTGGATGTGGATGGCATCATGAGCGATGGCAAAATTTACTTCAGCGCCAGCGGTGACGAGCTAAAAGCCTTCAACATTCTCGACGGACTTGGACTCAAGCAGCTTATGGCCGCAGGCATTACGGTCGCAGTCATTACCGGAAGGCGTTCACCACTGACCGAAAAACGCATGACTGACTTGGGTATCCCGCACCTTTTGCAAGGCCGCAAGGACAAACGCACCGCACTGCTAGAGATTGTCGATCTGATGGGCATCCCGGCCAGTGATATTGCGTATATGGGCGACGATTTGCCGGATTTGCCAGCGCTTCGCTACGCCGGCCTCGGCATTACCGTGCCCAACGGCTATTGGCTGCTTCAGGAGCACGCCGATTATTGCACCCGAAGCCGCGGCGGTGATGGCGCGGTGCGCGAAGCCTGCGATCTGATTCTCGCGTCCCAGGGCAAGCTCGACACGGCCCTTGCACCCTACCTTGAAGCCTATATTGAGCCCGTCCGCGACGCGGGAAGCGCACCATGA
- the lptA gene encoding lipopolysaccharide transport periplasmic protein LptA, whose amino-acid sequence MKLATERNASFWRRAPGLGMRLGMSVGLAALFVSTPGLAFDLDSNIPINVAANSARLDDAKGVATYTGDVELVQGDTKLFAQEVVLYRDINGLNRIEATGTPAHYVQPTANGKGETDAKALTITWSATEKQLTFERDAVIRQTGNIFRGELILYDTVNRVVTAQGSIEAGSGSGRVEMTIQPRSTQESDGRSQSQ is encoded by the coding sequence ATGAAACTGGCAACTGAACGTAACGCATCCTTTTGGCGCCGAGCACCAGGCTTGGGTATGAGGCTGGGCATGAGCGTCGGGCTGGCGGCCTTATTCGTCAGCACGCCAGGCTTGGCCTTTGATCTCGATTCCAACATCCCCATCAACGTGGCCGCCAATTCAGCACGGCTTGACGATGCCAAAGGCGTTGCAACCTACACCGGCGATGTTGAACTGGTGCAAGGCGATACCAAACTGTTTGCTCAAGAGGTGGTGCTCTACCGCGACATAAATGGGCTTAACCGCATTGAAGCCACCGGCACCCCGGCCCATTACGTGCAGCCCACGGCCAACGGAAAAGGGGAAACCGACGCAAAAGCCCTCACCATAACCTGGTCTGCTACCGAGAAGCAGCTGACCTTTGAACGGGACGCAGTGATCAGGCAAACTGGCAATATTTTTCGCGGTGAACTGATTCTTTACGACACCGTGAACCGCGTCGTCACTGCCCAAGGCAGCATCGAAGCAGGCTCAGGGTCAGGCCGTGTAGAAATGACAATCCAGCCGCGCAGCACGCAGGAGTCCGATGGCCGTTCTCAGAGCCAGTAA
- the mlaE gene encoding lipid asymmetry maintenance ABC transporter permease subunit MlaE: MMDAIARLGKNTLDFLASFGRASQFLLGALAGVPKPSVGLPLLLKQIYSVGVLSLVIVMVSGLFIGMVLGLQGYTILSDFGSESAIGQLIALTLVRELGPVVTALLFAGRAGSALTAEIGLMKATEQLSSMEMMGVDPLRRVIAPRLWAGFLSMPILALVFSMVGILGGMLVGVEWLGVFEGSFWGNMQASVDFRDDVLNGVIKSVVFGFVCAWIAVYQGYDCVPTSAGISSATTKTVVYSSLAVLGLDFILTAVMFGNF; encoded by the coding sequence ATGATGGATGCGATCGCCCGCCTGGGGAAGAATACGCTGGATTTTCTGGCGTCTTTCGGGCGAGCCAGTCAGTTTTTACTGGGCGCGCTGGCAGGCGTGCCAAAGCCGTCGGTGGGCCTGCCACTGCTGTTGAAACAGATATATTCGGTTGGGGTGCTGTCACTGGTGATTGTGATGGTTTCCGGGCTGTTTATTGGCATGGTACTTGGGTTACAGGGCTACACGATTCTCAGCGACTTTGGCTCTGAGTCGGCCATTGGCCAGCTGATTGCCCTCACCCTGGTGCGCGAATTGGGGCCGGTGGTGACCGCGCTCTTGTTTGCTGGCCGCGCTGGTTCGGCGTTGACCGCAGAAATTGGCCTGATGAAAGCCACAGAGCAGCTTTCGAGCATGGAAATGATGGGCGTGGATCCTTTGCGCCGGGTGATAGCACCGCGGTTATGGGCGGGCTTTCTGAGCATGCCTATTCTGGCCCTGGTGTTTTCGATGGTGGGTATCCTTGGTGGTATGCTGGTGGGAGTAGAATGGCTGGGTGTGTTCGAAGGCTCGTTCTGGGGCAACATGCAGGCTTCGGTTGATTTTCGTGACGACGTGCTAAACGGCGTCATAAAAAGTGTGGTGTTTGGCTTTGTGTGCGCCTGGATTGCGGTGTATCAAGGCTATGACTGTGTGCCAACATCCGCCGGCATCAGTTCGGCAACCACAAAAACTGTGGTGTATTCGTCGCTGGCCGTGCTTGGGCTGGACTTTATATTGACCGCCGTAATGTTCGGCAATTTCTGA
- the lptC gene encoding LPS export ABC transporter periplasmic protein LptC: MTLGKGSGLLVALLPEQRPRWRTMALLATFIATAALLWHSDNEVPTPTQDSELRGDREPDSFVVNALYTSYDEQGTVKIQFVSPRIEQFEANGYAIMAEPQATIQGQPGSEPWQLTAKHGKLRDGNSQLELQGDVRVVRQIGERSATLSTTRLTLDNRTNMAYTDAPVEIVDATGTTHATGMKAWLNERILELDSQVEGRYETGN, from the coding sequence ATGACTTTAGGTAAAGGCAGCGGCCTGCTTGTTGCGCTGTTGCCGGAACAACGCCCCAGGTGGCGAACGATGGCCCTTCTGGCCACGTTCATTGCCACCGCTGCCCTGCTGTGGCACAGCGACAACGAAGTGCCAACGCCAACACAAGACAGCGAACTGCGCGGTGACCGCGAGCCCGACAGCTTTGTGGTGAACGCCCTGTACACTTCTTACGACGAACAAGGCACCGTCAAAATCCAGTTTGTAAGCCCTCGCATTGAACAGTTTGAGGCCAACGGATACGCCATCATGGCCGAACCGCAAGCCACAATCCAAGGCCAACCCGGTTCAGAACCCTGGCAGCTTACGGCTAAACACGGCAAACTGCGCGACGGCAACAGCCAGCTGGAGCTTCAGGGTGATGTGCGCGTTGTCCGACAGATTGGTGAGCGCAGCGCTACCTTGAGCACGACCAGATTGACGCTGGATAACCGCACGAATATGGCGTATACCGATGCCCCCGTCGAAATCGTTGACGCCACCGGCACCACCCACGCCACGGGCATGAAAGCCTGGCTCAATGAACGTATTCTGGAACTTGATTCCCAGGTGGAAGGACGCTATGAAACTGGCAACTGA
- the ptsN gene encoding PTS IIA-like nitrogen regulatory protein PtsN — protein MSETSLTIETILAPELTLCNVPASSKKRVLEFIAEQIHLHNATLGDTQIFSNLIARERLGSTGIGQGIAIPHCRLEGLEHVIGLLVTLSESVDFDAIDNQPVDLVFALVVPKEATSEHLELLSQLAEKFNDRTFCDRLRQSEDAITLFQRMTSGR, from the coding sequence ATGAGCGAGACATCCCTGACAATAGAAACCATCCTTGCCCCGGAACTGACACTTTGCAACGTGCCAGCGTCCAGCAAGAAAAGGGTTCTTGAGTTTATTGCAGAGCAGATTCACCTGCATAACGCCACCTTGGGCGACACTCAGATATTCAGCAATCTGATTGCCCGCGAGCGCCTGGGGTCCACCGGTATCGGCCAGGGCATCGCCATCCCTCACTGCCGCCTGGAAGGCCTGGAGCACGTTATTGGCCTGCTCGTCACCCTCAGCGAGAGCGTGGACTTCGATGCAATTGACAACCAGCCGGTAGATTTGGTGTTTGCTCTGGTCGTACCAAAAGAAGCCACTAGCGAGCATCTTGAGCTGCTTAGTCAGCTTGCAGAAAAATTCAACGACCGGACTTTTTGTGACCGCCTGCGCCAGTCGGAAGATGCCATTACCCTATTTCAGCGCATGACCTCCGGACGCTAA
- a CDS encoding HPr family phosphocarrier protein: MIRRQLFIINKLGLHARATAKLVATASAHQSKVRIAGKGREVDAKNIMQVMMLAASQGTEVELIADGEDEQQAIIALTELINDYFGEGE, encoded by the coding sequence ATGATCCGCCGCCAGCTGTTTATCATCAACAAACTGGGTCTGCACGCCCGCGCAACGGCCAAACTGGTGGCCACAGCGTCTGCCCACCAAAGCAAGGTCAGAATCGCCGGAAAAGGCCGTGAAGTGGATGCCAAAAACATCATGCAGGTAATGATGCTGGCCGCCAGCCAGGGCACGGAAGTTGAACTGATTGCCGACGGTGAAGACGAGCAACAGGCCATTATCGCGCTGACAGAACTGATCAATGATTACTTTGGCGAGGGCGAGTAG
- a CDS encoding ATP-binding cassette domain-containing protein produces the protein MAEAAYISLENVVFSRSGRRVFDGLSLQIPRGKITAIMGPSGTGKTTLLRLIGGQLKPESGSVLVDGHNIPKLRRGALFQLRKKMGMLFQSGALFTDVSVYENVAFPLRVHTKLPEDMIRDIVLMKLEAVGLRGARDLMPAELSGGMTRRVALARSIVLDPELIMYDEPFAGQDPIAMGVVVKLIRQLNIAMGLTSVLVSHDVPESLSICHYAFILSDGKVIGAGTPEQLREHSSDKVQQFLQGKPDGPVPFHYPAPERAVDFGLGAKQ, from the coding sequence ATGGCAGAAGCTGCTTATATTTCCTTGGAAAACGTGGTTTTCTCGCGCTCTGGGCGGCGTGTTTTTGATGGCCTCAGTTTGCAAATTCCTCGTGGCAAGATCACTGCGATCATGGGCCCTAGTGGCACTGGGAAAACAACATTGTTGCGTCTAATTGGCGGACAGCTGAAGCCGGAGTCTGGCTCGGTTTTGGTTGACGGCCACAACATACCCAAGCTGCGGCGCGGTGCGCTGTTTCAGCTGCGGAAAAAGATGGGCATGCTGTTCCAAAGCGGGGCTCTTTTTACCGATGTGAGCGTGTACGAGAACGTAGCCTTCCCCCTGAGGGTACACACCAAACTGCCGGAAGACATGATTCGCGACATCGTCCTGATGAAGTTGGAAGCCGTGGGCCTGCGTGGCGCGCGCGACCTGATGCCCGCAGAGCTGTCCGGCGGCATGACGCGGCGAGTGGCACTGGCTCGCAGCATTGTGTTGGACCCAGAACTGATTATGTATGACGAACCCTTTGCCGGCCAAGACCCCATCGCCATGGGCGTGGTGGTGAAGCTTATTCGACAACTGAACATTGCCATGGGTCTGACCAGCGTTCTGGTATCTCACGACGTGCCGGAATCACTCAGCATTTGTCACTACGCCTTTATTCTTTCTGACGGCAAGGTGATCGGCGCGGGCACGCCGGAACAATTGCGCGAGCACTCATCAGACAAGGTGCAGCAGTTCTTGCAGGGCAAGCCCGATGGCCCCGTACCTTTTCACTATCCGGCGCCAGAACGCGCCGTCGATTTTGGGCTGGGAGCAAAGCAATGA
- the yjgA gene encoding ribosome biogenesis factor YjgA, with protein sequence MIDHNEEEFEYDGPSKSQLKREMHALQSMGKQMLELNHEQLDSLQISDTLRRAIDESIRIRQNEAKRRHLQYIGKIIRQEPDPEALQAAITAFSAGSVEHTRRHHLAERWRDRIITEGDSIIGEFLSHCPDSDIQHLRNLARNARNEVQKPQSAGHGRKLFRYLRECIDANEQM encoded by the coding sequence ATGATTGATCATAACGAAGAAGAGTTTGAATACGACGGCCCCAGCAAGTCCCAACTCAAGCGCGAGATGCACGCGCTGCAAAGCATGGGCAAGCAAATGCTGGAGCTAAACCATGAGCAGCTCGATAGCCTGCAAATCAGCGACACGCTGCGCCGCGCCATCGACGAATCAATCCGCATCCGCCAAAACGAAGCCAAGCGCCGGCACCTGCAGTACATTGGCAAGATCATCCGTCAGGAGCCCGACCCCGAAGCGTTGCAAGCCGCTATCACTGCGTTCTCCGCCGGCAGTGTAGAGCACACACGCCGCCATCACCTGGCCGAGCGCTGGCGCGACCGTATCATCACCGAGGGCGATAGCATTATTGGCGAGTTTTTGAGCCACTGTCCGGATTCGGATATCCAGCATTTGCGCAATTTGGCACGAAATGCCCGCAATGAAGTGCAGAAGCCGCAAAGCGCCGGCCACGGCCGAAAACTGTTCCGCTACCTGCGCGAGTGTATTGACGCCAACGAGCAAATGTAA
- the hpf gene encoding ribosome hibernation promoting factor, with amino-acid sequence MQLNISGHHVELTEALKEYVNEKFQRLERHFDQISNTNVTLQVEKLRQIAEATVNISGGELHAKAESEDMYAAIDALVDKLDRQILKHKEKQVSRMHGN; translated from the coding sequence ATGCAACTCAATATTTCTGGCCATCATGTCGAACTGACCGAAGCACTCAAAGAGTACGTAAACGAAAAATTCCAGCGCCTGGAGCGCCACTTCGACCAGATAAGTAACACCAATGTGACTCTGCAGGTGGAAAAATTGCGCCAGATAGCCGAAGCTACCGTAAATATTAGTGGTGGCGAATTGCACGCTAAGGCAGAAAGCGAAGACATGTACGCAGCTATTGACGCTCTGGTGGACAAACTGGACCGCCAGATTCTCAAGCACAAAGAAAAGCAAGTATCCCGGATGCACGGTAACTAA